In Daphnia pulicaria isolate SC F1-1A chromosome 9, SC_F0-13Bv2, whole genome shotgun sequence, the genomic stretch ACTGTCTTCCTTGACAATGAGACCCTTCTTTCTGTCTTTTTTATCtaatttcactttcttttttctggtaAGCTCAATCAGCGGATGGGCAATATCGGCGAAGTTTCGAATAAAACGCCTGTAGTACGATGCCAACCCTAAAAAGGATTGGATTTCGGTGATGGTTGTGggacttttgaaatttctcagCAACTCAACCTTGTCAGGGTCTGGCAAGATGCCATTTGCTGAAATCACGTGCCCTAGATAGTGCACGGACTCACACATAAATTTGCATTTGGAGAGGCCAAGTTTCAAATTGGCCTCTGTTAAAAGGTTAAAAATCTGTTCTAGATTAATCAAATGCTCGTCTCTTGTTCTCGAAAACACGATAATGTCGTCGAGGTATACTAAGCAGGTTTTACCAATCACTGaccttaaaacaaaattcatcaaGCGCTGGAAGGTACCAGGCGCGTTTGTTAAACCGAATGCTAGACGGTTCCACTCGTATAAATTATTGTCTACAATAAATGCTGTCTTCTCTTTGGAGCTGTCGTCCATTTCGATTTGCCAGTAACCTGACGCTAAATCCAGAGTTGAGAAATACTTTTGCCCGTGAAGCAAATCTAAAACGTCGTCGATGCGAGGTAGAGGAAACGAGTCTTTCTTTGTTAtactatttaattttctataatCCACGCAGAGTCTGATTCctccgcttttctttttaacgagCACTACGGGTGCCGCCCATGGGGACACGGACGGTCTGATTAATTTGTTAACTAATAACTCTTGTAAAATACTTTCTAATTCGCTCTTGTTATTCTGATGTATTCGATAGGGTCTTAATCGAATGGGTCCTTGTCCCTCCGTGTTAATGTGGTGTTTAACTAGTCCTGTTTTACCTAATTCCCCTGTCTTGGAGGCAAACATGTCGTTTCTCTTGTTCAAAAATTGGGTTATTAACGTACGATCCACTTCTGGCATAGCCAGAGGCAAATTGCCATCAAAATTTAAGGTGGTTGGTGAATTTACTGCTGTACTACAAAAGTTAATGTTCACTTTTTCTACTCTGCTGAATTCCAACGTGCCAATCACCTGATATTTGGAAAGAGTAATCGGTTTATTGGTTTCGTTAACTACTGCTACTGAAAAAACTGTTCCGTTATCGGATTTAGTAATAAAGGGATCTAACCGCACGCCGCTTTGTAATCCCGGTCCTCTATTTAAATAACACGCAAGATTTGGGGGCAGCTGGCCGCCTCCCCCTTCAGATTCGACGACAGTGGCACTAAAAGGCTTTATCGTGATCTTCTTGCCTGTCATAATGGTCGGTAAGAAGTCCGGCGTAGTCGTCTTAACCCGGTAAATTCTCTTCTCACTCCCATCTATGACAAATTTGTGCTCGTACAGAGCATCAAGGCCTAAAATACAATCTTCACTGATACTGTCAACGACGATAAAATCCTGCAGAAGATTATCGCCCAGTATAAAAATTTCGAGGGTCACTATCCCTCTCGTGTTCAGTTGGGTGTTGTCGACACCATATAAATTGACCGGGGCTTCGGCTACAAAATTTTTGATacccttttttaatttacgaaaaatttCTGTGCTAATTAAACTTCTACCCGCGCCGCTGTCCAACAGGGCGCGAAATTTCTCCTCGCCGACTTGTAGATTTAGTCGGGGAGCTTTGTGTTTTCTACTTTCCTTAAACTCATTAACGTACTGTCGGGGTTTTTTCGGACAAGGACCACCGTTTTGCCCAACGTTACAAACGGTGGGACTTAGTTTCCCTGGTCAAAAGGGTTAAGTTGGCCTGCGCCATTCTGATCGTGTTGGCCATACCTCTGAGAAGCATCACCGTTATGTTCAGGGCATTCGCGAGCAAGGTGACCTTGCCGCCTACATTTGAAGCACCTAGGGCCACCCGGCCCAAACCCGCATCTCTCTGTGCTGTGAGTGGACGATTTACAATGTACGCAATACCTGCTTCCCCCGTAAGGATTCCCACCCATTTGTTGATTCTGGTTGTTATGACTCGGTCCCTGGTGGCCTTGCTGAGGTCGCGCTGGTAACGACTGTTGAGGAGCGACGGCAGGTTGGATTTGTGCACGAGCAACCTGATTGATGATTTTTGTGGTCTCTCTGGCCTGTAGCATAAGGTCGCTAAGTAGTTTTTGGTTGGCTTTCATATCTATTTTGATCGCTTCGATctcgctttttgtctcatttaaAGCCTGTGAATTCGGGTTTGAAGAAACTGCGTTAATGAATTCCACGTTTCGCCTCTCCAGTTTCGCTTCATTTAATACCGCTGCGCAGTGCTCTGTAGCTTTAATTAGTCCGTCAAAAGTCTTGTACTCTTTGAAACTCATGCGTTCACGCAGATTAGATTTGAGTCCCCCCAAAAATTTATCCATTATTAACTGTTCTCTAATCTCGTGATCTAAAGTCTTCCCGTCTTTCGCTGGGTACGCAAATGCAAAAAGTTTCTGAAGGCGACAAGCATAGTCCCTTATTGGCTCTCCGGGGTTGCGGACACAATTGTTGTACTCagtcaaatacatttttctgCTATCCCCCCCATGGAAACGGTCGTGGAGGCATTGTTTAACTTTAAGAAAAGACTGAGCTTCTTTCGGATAGCGTGACTGAAAAGTGGAGACGCAGTCCCCTGCGGTACCAAAAAGTTTGGAACAGAGCATTTTTATCTTCCTTCCCTCTTCGAATTCAGACGTGTCCATCACTCGTTCGAAGTGCTGTATCCAATCTTCGAATTTAGTGGAACCCAACCCGTTAAAGGCGGGCACCTGCGCCAAAAGAGCTATGGTTTGCTGTTGCTGACTCAATAATAACTTCCGACTGTTATAATAGCTTTGACTCGATTCAGGTGGACAGACTGGGGTGGCATCCGGAGTCGTAGGCCTGGCTGTTTGGCCACTAAGAGTGCCCAGTAACTGATTAGCAGCCAGATTGGCGCCGTACGCTGCGTCTTCCTTTGAAGCACCAGCGTCGCGTAAATAACGATACATATTGTGAAAATGCTGTTGATAAGTTAATGTCGACCTCTCGACTGGATTTggggtctcttttttctccattttgaattctttgggCTCGAGTTTGGTGGGCTCAGATGGTGGTTTTGGAACTATCCGTCGTTTCGAATCGACTGGGGGATGGGGTGGAGGAGGGACCAGTGGTAACCGTGGTAACGGCTTCACGTCTACTTTTGGAGACGGCTGAGCTGGCACGGAAACAGAGATAGTATCTAGTTTATCCTCGGGGCAAGTTTGTTCCTCGCCCGCGTTTGCGGGCGGGAGGGGGCTGatgtagtcgtcgtcgtcagacGAGGGTGATACCTGCATCGGTGTTACGGCCCGATCGTCTAACGGAGGTGTCTCGACTACTGCGCTATCTGGGTTGGTCGCCGTTCTTTCCTTAAGGCGATTGCTCTGGCGAGTAGGGGCTAGCCCTTTCACACGGAGCCGACGCGTCTTTTTAATAGGTTTGCTTGGGCCAGCCTCGTCTACGGAttcgtcgtcgccgtcgtcggaCTCGTCGTCGACTGGGCCCTCTCCTTCTACCTCCTGGGTTAGGTCGGGGTAAGTCCGCGGTTTGTTCACCGGCGTACGAGCCAGCGATTTTCCCTTGTTATGCGCCCACCCGTGCCGTTGGTCTTCAAACGAACGGCAATTTGCTGGAACCTCAGCGGCGCCCTCTTCATAAacgtcttcctcctcctcgtaCCCTTCCTGGGACCCGTAAACGTCTAAATGATCGTCCGATTTTGGCGCTTTAGGCCGTCTTTTGAATTGCTTAGGGGATAATTTGTGCAATATTGTGGTCTGAATGGATTTCAAAAAACCCGGTGTGCCTAATTTCTCCTTAGGAGGGTCGACGGAAATACCTTCCATTCGGTAAAAACGCTGTGACTGCGCAGCAGAACTGGTCACGGAATGTATAGGCAGTGAGGagacgaaaaaaaggaaaatgaaaaatgaaaaaaggcaGGTTGGCTGTACACCAAGGGCTGCTACACAGACATGAATTTATGAGCAGAGTCAGCTGAAAGCCAACAAAActgccatgaaaaaaaaaaaataaaagctagTAGCAGAGCCGGCTGATTACCGACAGAACTGccatacaaaaaaatcaaagcgaGTAGCAGAGCCGGCTGATTACCGACAGAACTGCCATGCAAAGTGTGGTGCACATTACCCcgacatacaaaaaaaaaaacaagacaaaaagcatgcaaaaataaagagaaaaagaaagcacGCGATTCCGTAAAGTCGCTGCCACCAATGTGGTAGATCACCTGGTAAGGGTGATTTACCAGCATGAAGAAtaaggaaatcaaaataaagaagaataaacCGAGAATTATGTATTTACCGTGGTGATCCGTGCATCTCAACAATCAGGGGATAAAGTAAGGGGTCCACGAAAGGTCTGGTCAAACAAAACGTCAAGGGAAGTTCTGGTCAAGGGACGTGTCAAGAGAAGGTCTGGTCAAGGGACGTGTCAAGAGAAGGTCTGGTCAGCCACGTCACTCGGTCTCTTCACTGTTTTACGACAGTTTCCACTTCAGTCACTCAAACTCTACTGGCTCGCGACCCCACTTTACTCTTCTATTTAATGCCTTTCTCATTCTGTCAGTTGTGGGGGGTACGCCGTGGCATTTTGGTCAACCTCGCTTGGGGGTCAAGCTTGGGTTTTTCCAAATAGGCTGGCTTTTCCGGCCTAAAACCGTTAGGTTGACCTCGAAGAATCGAGGGCAACGGAGGTCGTCGACTTTGGTCGGTTAATGACCTTGCTTGTTGCTACGGCTCTAGCCGATTCTTTACAGCACTATCACAAATTATTAGCAATACTGTTAAAGCAGTAGTATTATTACCAATAGTTTCTCTAGCGACCATGGCAAGTGGGCAtaattttctcgtttcgtTTTTGCATTTTAACGTCCATCCTCATTTCCTTTGATTGCTTCCTATTGGCCAGCGACCAAAAGGCGGCCATCATGGATTTCTAAaaggttggggggggggatagggaAATGGTTTCTGCAACTTTGGTTTCTGCAACAACGCCTGCACCGGTCGAATCGAAATCTAGAAAAAGCATGGTGTACCATGGAAAAAGTGTAGACCATATCATAATTACATAAATGCACCATGTATCAAAATTTATAGCaggggaaaacaacaacaacaagtgtGAAGAGACCAATTTTCCGCTGCTACCCACACAAAACTGATGATAAACAAAGAACAAATGTCACGTAGATAATTTGAAGGGGATCTCCCGAGGTGCCAATAAAAAAGGTAACAAATATATCTGCTTAGTACATGTATAGTGATGAGGAGATATTCGTATCTCAGCTGTCTGTGTTATTTCATCATGTAGTACGTAGTTGTgcgttatttgtttatttgccAACACCAACATGATATCAGCATCAGGGCAAATCCAAGCGTCACTTGCTGcatgtgttttttatttttcggctATAATTTACTACATTTACCAATCCGCTCTGATGACCATCAGCACTAACAATCTCATTTACCCAACACGGcaacaccttttcaaatacttATCGGCTTGGTCGTAGCCTATATGGTTCACTACAAGATTATGTTGATTGTTTACTTTATTGGTTTGGATATGAGATCATCTGGCGAATCTAATATATTTTTTGCCTTATCGTTTTACATAAATAGTCGATGCCTCGGTATAAACACTCAATAATCGAGTCAAGTTCGGGAAATTGTAAGCCGGGCGTGTTTGAAATGGCGCATTTATTAGACGCAACTTTCATTTGCTTATTCTCTTTCCTGATTTTGAGCTGTTTCAGATCTTCTAACTCGTTTGACGCTGACGCAACAAATCTCCAAGAACAAATACAACAATTACGAGGAAATTATGTAAGTGTACCTTCTCAGTCAAACTCTTGCCAAGtcacttttactttttcttcccaTACAATTCAGCATAAAAGCAAGTAATCAATAAGTGTGcttcttttcaatttgttaTTCGTAATAGGAACGCATGGAAGTAAAAGTCAGTGAACTGACGGAGAAAGTCACCCAATTGGAGACCCAACTTCATAAGGTAACTTCCTCACTCTTATCAAATCTTGTTCAAAGTGATTtcataatttatttccaaGGAAACATCAATCAAGACTAAAGTTCTCGGGAGTGAAAACGACATGAGAAGATCGTGCAGTGAGATCAAATCAGCATACCCTGAAATAGATTCAGGAATGTACTGGATCGATCCGGACGGCCAAGAAGTTGGCGACGACCCCATTGAAGTCCATTGTGACATGAGTTTAGGTGACAATTAATGCACAAAAACCCCTTAAATTGCCCCAAAATAGTATAAGAGATTGTTTATACTCTAGGCATTACAAGTATTTTACACGACAGCGAAGAATACGTGGAAGTGGATAACTGTTTCGATCCCGGATGCTACAGCTGGGACATTCACTATTCAGCCAGCGATAGGCAGATTACAAAGTTAATTGAGCTGTCAAACGAATGTCACCAGTACTTTAAAGTATGTATAACTCTATCACAATTTCAGAAGACCACCTACACATAAGCAGAGGAATttgtttcctttattttaaatgaatgtGTGAATATAGTACGATTGCATCGAAGCACCGTTCGATTTCGATGGCCAACAGGTTTCATGGTGGGACGACCGACATGAAGACCAGCAACACTTTTGGTCCGGAAAACACACAAGTGGTCACACATGTGACTGCGGCATCAACAGTAACTGTTTGGATTCCGCCGAAAAATGCAACTGTGACTCAAAATTATCATCCCCGCAATCCGATGAAGGTAATTGATTGCCTATAACGATAAGATTTATTTcctaattgaaatttaatgtCGTACCTTTCTATTCGATAACTGTGTAGGAATCATCACCGACAAGAGCATCTTACCAATCAAACGTCTTCATTTCGGGCATACCTCAACCGGATCTGGCGGACACACTCTGGGGAGATTCCAGTGCTCGGGCGAGACGGCCAGTGAAATTGTTAACGAAATGGCAAGCTCATGTGCAGACTTGAGAGCACTGGGGCATTCCTCTAGCGGATTCTATTTAGTCCAAGGAGCCGAAATAGTCGAAACTGTTTACTGTGATTTCTCAAAATTACAGAGCGAAGAAGGTTCAATTGATAAATTGTTCTATTAAAAATTAGCTGGGGGATAtgttttcattactttatAATGAAATCGTTTTTAGGTTTTGAGACTTGGGTCGGATACGCCGATCTCAAACCGGAACCAACTCATTCCGGAATGCCAACGTCCTGTGCCGATTTGAGGGGAATAGGACACACATCCTTCTCCAGCGGATTTTATCCCATTATGGGGGAGAAGTTGGTGGAAATGGTTTACTGCGAATTCCCCATATCTCCACAAAAAGAAGGTCTACTACAACTCTTTCAATCAAATCCTGTTaactcaataaaaataaataaataaaaaattattctttttaaattctttttcagtgCTTGAGGAATGGATGGGGTACGCGGATCTCAAGCCGGAACCCACATTCGCTGGATTGCCAAGGTCCTGTGATGATTTGTTGGGAATAGGACACACGACCTTCTCAAGTGGATTTTATCCCATTTTGGGGGAGACGTTTGTCGAAATGGTTTACTGCAACTTTGACACATCACCAAAAAGTACCATCGGTAAGATCAATTGGAATTTAATACGCCTCTACTAATTTACGTACATATGCACACGTATTCAATCTGTGTTCCTATAAAATCCATTTAGATTCCCAGATCGATTTGGGAGTCATTGACGTCAAATCAAACTCAACCTTTTTCTACGGTCAGAGAACTACCCCATACGTCCCAAAACCTGGCCTTACTCCGAATATACCATTCGACGCTCCCCCAAACAGCCCACTTAATTTTAATGTGCTCAACATCGGTAGTGGATGGGACGCATTATTCGACCACTTTCAGGCCCCAGTCAAAGGTCGATACTTTTTCTCCGTGTCCGGAATTGCAACTTGTCGAACCGCTACGTTGACATGCAAGTGCACCGCATCCCTGAGGAAAAAAACTACCGCAGGTGTCGACCCATCCACGGTTGGGAGTGCAATGGGCGAGGTCGACATGGAGAGGCGAGATAAAACCAGCACCGACTCGGAAACGTTTTCTATTCAAGCGACGCTCGATTTGAACAAGGGCGATAAAATCTGGTTGGAAGTTGACTTGCTGACTTCCTCGCCCGTAGCAAATTTGTACGACGACTTCAGACATTTCACTCATTTCACCGCAATATTGCTACAGGAAGACATAATCGATTCACTGGAATTGTATCTGTAGATACAGCATTATAGCGCCTCCGAGAccatttataaattttctattaaatttaattcaccTGCTTGACAAATGACTAAAGGGACGCTAACTATACGAAACTGTTGATCCACATAAGCGTGCATAAATTCACATAGTATAAGGGGGAAACCCGAATTTTACCAAAATGCCAATACAAATATTTAACTGATAAGTGCGTGTTGCTGACAAGACATTTATCTCAGTTGTTTTCGTTAATTTTTCATTGTACATTCGTGCTTTGTacaccaacacaaaaaattcctGATAAAGTCATCGGGGTCAGTACAAATAAAACCGTCACTTTCTGGGATTTGTTTCGTATTTAGTATTCACCGCTTTATTGTAATCCGCCATAATAAATCCTATTAACCCAGCTCCTTTCAAATACTTATCCGATATGCCACATCTAATTTGTATCCACACGACTTTGTGTACCTCCTGAGTATGAATTATATAATCGTACGAGTTGAACAATCAGTTAGTACTGCATATTGATTTATAACACATGCACGAATTGTCGGTTTCTTTTAAGCTCTGTGGCCAATTTATTGCGGCCTTATCGCTCTCATAAATAGAGGAAGCCTCGACATTCGACACGCAGTCGAGTCAACAGGAAATTTTGGATTCGGGCTTGTTCCCGATGAAAGTTTGAAATGGCTCGTTTGTTTGACGCAATTTggattcctttttgttttctagttATTTCGTCGGCTTACTGTCAAACTTCTTACTCGTTTGACGCCGATGGGAAAAACTTACTAGAACAAATCCAACACTTAAGAGGAAACTATGTAAGTAGCTATATTTGGCAACCAATTCAGTCCTACTAAAACGAAAATCCTACCTTCATTTGGGtaaacatttgattttctttcttctattttcttttgaataaagGATCGCATGGAAGCAAAAGTCGGTGACCTGACGGCGAAAGTAACCCAATTGGAAAAACAACTTCTTAAAGTGAGTTATTCTTTCTTATAAAATTAAGCTAAAATGATTCAAACGAGGAGGTgacggtgtggcggcagggtCCTCATGGTAATAATTTTTGGCTTAAATACTTGCACTCCTTGATTGAAGCGATTGAAGTGTTTAAAGtcaaaaccttttttatttgattgtttaactACAGACAAACTTGTGTGGTACAATACCGGTCCTGATCTGTAGACGTTCTACAAATGAGTTatatctaaatttaaaatttaagtttCCCACTTCCATTGGTTATTTAATGAAGTCCTTGTCCCCaactaagtaaaaaaaaaaaaaaacaccgaaagagaaaacagtccCATGTAAAACCGCCTAGCTCAGGATTCGTCAGGAATAGCAGTATGTCACGATTTATATTGAACGCAACCAAATAGTCAAAGAGGAAGAATAGATAgatttttccaacatttttcctacctttaagcctgggacaCACGGCCAGCGGCATCCACAAGTGTTCCGTCCGCTAGAAATGAATCCTACAGGCGGGATGGGAAAAAGGACGCCCTCGTGAacacacccacactcacatgggtggcAGTTTCTTAAAACAAGAGGGATGAGGtctatctaaataaaaaataaacaattgttaaaagaaaaatattgacagaaacaaaaagcaaggaaaaattgaaaatgagttgttgttgttggttgttggtaCTTGGAAGTATTAGTTTACATGTGATAGATACTAtaatgcaagtcatgcatcattcaAATATCTAGACTTGTCACATATTGATGTGACAGGTCTAGATCTATaaagtaacgaaaatcatAACCCAACAAGTGATATGACACTGAGATTCTTGGTGATGACAAGTCAACACCAACACAAGCAAAACTTCAATATCTtgtggttatgatggctggctcaggcctTAAATCTGCAAAATGGAAAAGGTTACATAGTGCAAACAATAAACTGCCATATGTATCGGCAAGGGGCTTACATTATATTAAATGCTAGTCAGGTAACTAATTAATGTAGAACAGGTTTATCTTCTATTAAAGTTCCCATAATCATAGTATtagtattcttagttttatttacctgttaAACAGTATGGACACATGGAGTGTGTCTGAAGCAATTCTATGAAGAGCCACGCAAAACGTACCAGAGTCCAGAGTAGAAACGACAAACACATTTATGTAATTTTACATGTACAGCCATGtacatttcgaaaaaaaattatgttttattgttcTTTATAACATTGCCTTCTAGCTTATTTATAATCTTAAATAACTAAAACTTCACAACTTTTTCGAAAACtggtaaacaaaacaaaggcacgaataaagcagacgacactaatcttcTAATTATTGGCGCGGTAGAAACAAAATCGACAATAAATCCAGAATAATCCTTGAATATTTCCAAGGAAACATCATCGAAGACAGAAGCTCGAGGGGCTCAAACCGACATGAGAAGATCGTGCAGTGAGATCAAATCTGCAAACCCTGGTCTGAATTCAGGAATGTACTGGATCGATCCGGACGGCCAAGACGTTGGCGACGACCCCATCGAAGTCCACTGTGACATGACTTCAGGTATTCATTGATGCAAATAACCCCTCTAATTGTtcagcaaaaaataaaaatatgaaattgttTAAACTCTAGGTATCACTAGCATTTTACACGACAGCGAAGAATACGTGGAAGTGGATAACTGTTTCGATCCCGGATGCTACAGCAGGGACATTCACTATTCAGCAAGTGACAGAcagataataaaattaatcgaGTTGTCCAACGAATGTCACCAGTACTTTAAAGTATGTTACTCTATCCTACTTTCAAAAATTCTGccaatcttttaaaattttaaaatgaattcagTATGACTGCATTCAAGCACCGTTCGAGTTTAACGGCCAACAGGTATCGTGGTGGGACGACCGACATGGAAACCCGCAACACTTTTGGTccggaaaacaaacaagtgGTCACACCTGCGATTGTGGCATCAACGGAAACTGCATTGGTGGGTCAACCAAAAAATGCCATTGCGACTCAAGATTATCGTACTCGGAGTCCGATCACGGTAACTTAATTCCTAAATGTAGAAAAGAATTATTTCTGCTCTGGTCTGTCGATCTTACTTGCCCATTATGTACTCAATT encodes the following:
- the LOC124313779 gene encoding uncharacterized protein LOC124313779, whose product is MSLGITSILHDSEEYVEVDNCFDPGCYSWDIHYSASDRQITKLIELSNECHQYFKYDCIEAPFDFDGQQVSWWDDRHEDQQHFWSGKHTSGHTCDCGINSNCLDSAEKCNCDSKLSSPQSDEGIITDKSILPIKRLHFGHTSTGSGGHTLGRFQCSGETASEIVNEMASSCADLRALGHSSSGFYLVQGAEIVETVYCDFSKLQSEEGFETWVGYADLKPEPTHSGMPTSCADLRGIGHTSFSSGFYPIMGEKLVEMVYCEFPISPQKEVLEEWMGYADLKPEPTFAGLPRSCDDLLGIGHTTFSSGFYPILGETFVEMVYCNFDTSPKSTIDSQIDLGVIDVKSNSTFFYGQRTTPYVPKPGLTPNIPFDAPPNSPLNFNVLNIGSGWDALFDHFQAPVKGRYFFSVSGIATCRTATLTCKCTASLRKKTTAGVDPSTVGSAMGEVDMERRDKTSTDSETFSIQATLDLNKGDKIWLEVDLLTSSPVANLYDDFRHFTHFTAILLQEDIIDSLELYL